Proteins encoded by one window of Desulfuromonadales bacterium:
- a CDS encoding pitrilysin family protein has protein sequence MNEYRKETLANGLRVVTVEMPHLHSAEMACYVKVGGRNEELATAGISHFLEHMIFRGTGDFPTSLELERAFEAIGGAVNAATDAETTCYHSRLHPDRIAEAAALFASMLRRPLLADLEIERRIILEEALEDLNERGEEVNPDNLTARLLWPGHPLSLPTIGSRDSIRGIGPEDLRRYHAAYYTPGNAVLVVAGPVGHEAVTAAAAEHFGDWQGAAVPPTQLHPGSDGQGSPEAIWVHDSDSQVSVQFAFRLPGRQSPHAVSLRVLRRILSGGGTSRLMLRLRETLGLTYSIEANLSLFEECGCFSIDFSVAPENLAAAAGEVLAVLTEICCEPVGEAELARVVRSYLYDLDFSRDHADDMTVRYGWGELVGYLRTLDADRREIAGADAETLLATARELFVPGALKVAFAGPFGAKDRKMVEKLLTGYRKGV, from the coding sequence ATGAATGAATACCGCAAGGAGACCCTCGCCAACGGCCTGCGCGTGGTGACCGTGGAAATGCCGCACCTGCACAGCGCCGAGATGGCCTGCTACGTCAAGGTCGGCGGTCGCAACGAGGAACTCGCCACGGCGGGGATTTCCCACTTTCTCGAGCACATGATCTTCCGCGGCACCGGCGACTTTCCGACCAGCCTCGAGCTGGAGCGGGCCTTCGAGGCGATCGGCGGCGCGGTCAACGCCGCCACCGATGCCGAAACCACCTGCTACCACTCGCGCCTGCATCCCGACCGGATCGCCGAAGCGGCGGCCCTCTTCGCTTCCATGCTGCGCCGGCCGCTGCTCGCCGACCTGGAGATCGAACGTCGGATCATCCTCGAGGAAGCACTGGAGGATCTCAACGAGCGCGGCGAGGAGGTCAACCCCGACAACCTGACGGCCCGGCTGCTCTGGCCCGGCCACCCGCTGAGCCTGCCGACCATCGGCAGCCGGGATTCAATCCGCGGCATCGGCCCGGAGGACCTGCGCCGCTACCACGCCGCCTACTACACCCCCGGGAACGCGGTGCTGGTCGTTGCCGGCCCGGTGGGCCACGAGGCGGTCACGGCGGCCGCCGCCGAGCATTTCGGTGACTGGCAGGGGGCGGCCGTCCCGCCGACCCAACTGCATCCCGGCAGTGACGGGCAAGGCTCGCCCGAGGCGATCTGGGTGCACGACTCCGACTCCCAGGTCTCCGTCCAGTTCGCCTTTCGCCTCCCCGGCCGGCAGAGCCCGCACGCCGTCTCGTTGCGCGTGCTGCGCCGGATTCTCTCCGGCGGCGGCACCTCGCGCCTGATGCTGCGGCTGCGCGAGACACTCGGCCTGACCTACAGCATCGAGGCCAACCTCTCCCTGTTCGAGGAGTGCGGCTGCTTCTCCATCGACTTCTCCGTCGCGCCGGAAAACCTGGCAGCGGCGGCAGGCGAGGTCCTGGCGGTCCTGACCGAAATCTGCTGCGAGCCGGTGGGGGAGGCGGAACTGGCCCGCGTGGTGCGCAGCTACCTCTACGACCTCGACTTCAGCCGGGACCATGCGGACGACATGACCGTGCGCTACGGCTGGGGGGAACTGGTCGGCTACCTGCGGACACTGGATGCGGACCGGCGGGAGATTGCCGGCGCCGACGCCGAAACGCTGCTGGCGACGGCACGCGAGCTGTTCGTCCCCGGCGCCCTCAAGGTCGCCTTTGCCGGAC